The following coding sequences are from one Sander lucioperca isolate FBNREF2018 chromosome 2, SLUC_FBN_1.2, whole genome shotgun sequence window:
- the LOC116054261 gene encoding E3 ubiquitin-protein ligase KCMF1-like isoform X1 translates to MSRHEGVSCDACLKGNFRGRRYKCLICYDYDLCASCYEGGATTTRHTTEHPMQCILTRVDFDLYYGGEAFSVEQPQAFTCPYCGRMGYTEISLQEHVAAEHTETSTEVICPICAALPGGDPNHVTDDFAAHLTLEHRAPRDLDESSGVRHVRRMFHPGRGLGGPRARRSNMHFTSSTTGGLSTSQSSSQSSNYSREAMDPIAELLSQLSGVRRSAGGQLNSGPSASQLQQLQMQLQLERQQAQAARQQLETARNATRGGGRANAILNTNSAAANPNANHNTNSSPNPGPPESNTQHTAHSSQFLLSRLSEPRLSEAERQACEAQWADRSLFVTELLLSTLLPDSDASASSSEDEDDCHGSLRNFADFEAMGCVEVMTLDVALENLNLKEMTPATKTPKTTTKTAPTKKEPPAPPL, encoded by the exons ATGTCCCGTCATGAAG GCGTGAGCTGCGATGCATGTTTAAAAGGCAACTTCAGAGGTCGACGATACAAATGTTTAATCTGCTACGACTACGATCTGTGTGCTTCGTGCTATGAGGGCGGTGCAAccacaaccagacacaccacAGAGCATCCCATGCAGTGTATATTAACCCGAGTTGACTTTG ACCTGTACTACGGTGGAGAAGCTTTCTCAGTGGAGCAGCCCCAGGCCTTCACATGTCCCTACTGTGGCAGAATGGGCTACACAGAGATCTCCCTTCAGGAGCACGTGGCTGCAGAGCACACAGAGACCTCCACAGAAGTG ATCTGCCCCATATGTGCAGCGCTACCAGGTGGCGACCCGAATCATGTGACAGATGACTTTGCTGCTCATCTCACACTTGAACACAGAGCACCCAGAGACTTA GATGAGTCCAGTGGGGTGCGGCATGTGAGGAGGATGTTTCACCCTGGTCGTGGGCTGGGGGGTCCGAGAGCCCGCAGGTCTAACATGCACTTCACCAGCAGCACCACAGGGGGGCTCTCCACCAGCCAGAGCTCCTCACAGAGTTCCAACTACAGCAGAGAGGCCATGGACCCTATAGCAG AGCTTCTTTCCCAGTTGTCAGGGGTGCGGCGTTCGGCGGGCGGACAGCTCAACTCGGGCCCCTCGGCCTCCCAGCTCCAACAGCTTCAGATGCAACTCCAGCTGGAGCGCCAACAAGCCCAGGCGGCGCGTCAGCAGTTGGAGACGGCCCGAAACGCCACCCGGGGCGGCGGCCGAGCCAATGCAATCCTCAATACCAATTCAGCTGCCGCAAACCCCAACGCCAACCACAATACCAACTCCAGTCCAAACCCGGGTCCGCCGGAGTCCAACACACAGCATACTGCACATAGCTCCCAGTTTCTACTCAGCAG GCTGAGCGAACCGCGGCTGTCTGAGGCAGAGCGGCAGGCATGCGAGGCCCAGTGGGCCGACCGGAGCTTGTTTGTGACGGAGCTGCTGCTGTCAACGCTGCTGCCTGACTCGGACGCCTCGGCCTCCTCCTCCGAAGACGAGGACGACTGTCACGGCTCATTGCGGAATTTCGCTGACTTCGAGGCCATGGGCTGTGTTGAGGTCATGACCTTAGACGTGGCACTGGAGAACCTCAACCTCAAGGAGATGACCCCGGCCACCAAGACGCCGAAAACCACGACTAAAACAGCACCAACGAAGAAAGAGCCTCCTGCGCCGCCCCTTTGA
- the LOC116054261 gene encoding E3 ubiquitin-protein ligase KCMF1-like isoform X2, whose product MQCILTRVDFDLYYGGEAFSVEQPQAFTCPYCGRMGYTEISLQEHVAAEHTETSTEVICPICAALPGGDPNHVTDDFAAHLTLEHRAPRDLDESSGVRHVRRMFHPGRGLGGPRARRSNMHFTSSTTGGLSTSQSSSQSSNYSREAMDPIAELLSQLSGVRRSAGGQLNSGPSASQLQQLQMQLQLERQQAQAARQQLETARNATRGGGRANAILNTNSAAANPNANHNTNSSPNPGPPESNTQHTAHSSQFLLSRLSEPRLSEAERQACEAQWADRSLFVTELLLSTLLPDSDASASSSEDEDDCHGSLRNFADFEAMGCVEVMTLDVALENLNLKEMTPATKTPKTTTKTAPTKKEPPAPPL is encoded by the exons ATGCAGTGTATATTAACCCGAGTTGACTTTG ACCTGTACTACGGTGGAGAAGCTTTCTCAGTGGAGCAGCCCCAGGCCTTCACATGTCCCTACTGTGGCAGAATGGGCTACACAGAGATCTCCCTTCAGGAGCACGTGGCTGCAGAGCACACAGAGACCTCCACAGAAGTG ATCTGCCCCATATGTGCAGCGCTACCAGGTGGCGACCCGAATCATGTGACAGATGACTTTGCTGCTCATCTCACACTTGAACACAGAGCACCCAGAGACTTA GATGAGTCCAGTGGGGTGCGGCATGTGAGGAGGATGTTTCACCCTGGTCGTGGGCTGGGGGGTCCGAGAGCCCGCAGGTCTAACATGCACTTCACCAGCAGCACCACAGGGGGGCTCTCCACCAGCCAGAGCTCCTCACAGAGTTCCAACTACAGCAGAGAGGCCATGGACCCTATAGCAG AGCTTCTTTCCCAGTTGTCAGGGGTGCGGCGTTCGGCGGGCGGACAGCTCAACTCGGGCCCCTCGGCCTCCCAGCTCCAACAGCTTCAGATGCAACTCCAGCTGGAGCGCCAACAAGCCCAGGCGGCGCGTCAGCAGTTGGAGACGGCCCGAAACGCCACCCGGGGCGGCGGCCGAGCCAATGCAATCCTCAATACCAATTCAGCTGCCGCAAACCCCAACGCCAACCACAATACCAACTCCAGTCCAAACCCGGGTCCGCCGGAGTCCAACACACAGCATACTGCACATAGCTCCCAGTTTCTACTCAGCAG GCTGAGCGAACCGCGGCTGTCTGAGGCAGAGCGGCAGGCATGCGAGGCCCAGTGGGCCGACCGGAGCTTGTTTGTGACGGAGCTGCTGCTGTCAACGCTGCTGCCTGACTCGGACGCCTCGGCCTCCTCCTCCGAAGACGAGGACGACTGTCACGGCTCATTGCGGAATTTCGCTGACTTCGAGGCCATGGGCTGTGTTGAGGTCATGACCTTAGACGTGGCACTGGAGAACCTCAACCTCAAGGAGATGACCCCGGCCACCAAGACGCCGAAAACCACGACTAAAACAGCACCAACGAAGAAAGAGCCTCCTGCGCCGCCCCTTTGA